From Candidatus Nomurabacteria bacterium:
GATGACGACATCGATGACGAGAAAGAAGCAAGCAACACTGCATATAACAGCACTGAGGCAGCGCTCCACGCACAGATTGCACAACTACTCCAGGTGATTACCTTACTTAAGCAGATCATTGCCCTCCAGCAGTCACAAATAGACCTATTCCGATAGGACCAAACAAAAGGGCCGCGGCTTCGCCGCGGCCCTTTTGTGTCCTACCCTCGCATCAACGGATGCATTGGTACGTATTTCTTAGGATTATCCAAGTAACGATTGAAGATATCGGGAATACGCTTAATGTCATGCCCTTGCAAGCTAATAAAATCAACCGCACCTAGTTCTTTGGCCCGAGTTACCTTACGCTCTTCAAAGAAGGTCGTCAGGATCATGATCGGAATGTCCTTGGTGCGCTCGTCTGACTTAAGGAGTTCGACCGCTTCGAATCCATCACGCAACGCGTCGTTATTTTCTCGTGCGATCATGAGATCCATCGAGATGATATCTGGCGTCGCACTGAGCACCTCTCCAATAAAATCTGTACTGTCAGCATCTGGGAAAATAACCACCTCAAAGCCCGCCGCAGAAAAGGCCTCTGCAAATAATGGGTGATTGTTCGGATCATCCTCAACCAAAATTATCTTTCGATCTTTATGACCTTTCATACTCTATCCATCATACTCCTTTTACAACACGGCTCAAGCTAGTACACAGACAGACTGTCGATAGACTGATTGACAGTCTGTACTGAACTGACTATAACAGTACCGGACTGCCACACGGCGGATACGTACCTTTCCCAGATCAGACGATCAGTCATTCTGACCACCAACACAGCGAGGAACAACATGCATAGAAGCAGCACCAATAGGTTGATGCGCCCTGACGTGATGCAAGACAGGCTGCGAAAGTATCACAACCTCTCAAGACAAGGAATATCGCTCCTCAATGAAGCTGAAGAAACGGTACCTAAAGGCACCAGAGAGCGACTGTTGCAAACACTGGAAGCGATCAATACCAGCGCTAACGCACACAGCCAAACCTCTCGACAAGGACTGCAAGATCGTGTGAACGCGGTATCTCGACACCTTCTAAAACTGAACAGGTTGAAGGAGGGACTCATCCAAGTTCCTCGATTGCGCGATATCATCACCGATCTCCAACGAGTTGAAAAATAATAATATCACCTGGAGTACAGCTTCTTGAATAATCCTGAACCCGAGTTCCCTGCGCCGGAATTCCATGCGCAAACTGGCGGAACCTGGAAGATCTATGCGATCAAACTTCCTGCACACACAAAGCTCCGCCCCTATGACGTGATCGCACGTCGCGGGGGCGGCTGGATGTTCTTTAAAGAAAAACAACGCCTCGGCACCACCACAATACGAGTGCCTGAGGACGAACACTGGTATCGAATGGTCTGATACTCATTGAAATGCGCGGCTTGAAACCGCGCATTTTTCATAGAAATAAATGTTGACAAATGTCAATATTTATGCTAACTTTCCCTCAGCTGTATTTTTTGTTTACTTTGACGTTAATATCCATGGAGCTAGCCTCCCGCACTCTGTTATGATAACGGGAGGTAAAGCTCCCCCAGTTCAACAGAAAGAAAGGAGGTTTCCAATGGAAACGCTCACAACCATTCCAGGGACCGACATTCGAGTCGTTTCCCTTTCGCCACTCCTCGCTCAGGAAGCAGGTAACGTTGACGAAGTAAGGCTTATCAGCCTCTTCCATGACATCCATCACACGGGTGTCTTGGGCTTTGTCCCGATGCGACAAGGTGGTCTCTTCGACCGCACTGGTGATCCGTACGTCGACGACATGTTCGATGGCAATCACCAGTCAGAGTACGTCCTCACCATTACCGGACCGGACCACGACCCGACGATCCTGCTGGGTTGTCGTATCGTGTACGATCTGCTTGGACTTCCATCTGAGTGGAAGGAACTCGTGACACACGAGTTGCCTGATGACAGTCTTGAGATCGACCGCGTCTATGTGTCGCCGAATTGTTGTCAGGGCCACGCTGATGCCGTCTGCGTACGAGCGTTCGCACGAGGCGTGCAAAAGCATGTGTTACATCGCCAAAAGTGGGACACCAGCAACAAAGTGCGGAGAAAGGCTCTGCATTATGGTGCCAGCTTGATCAACAGCCTGCTACACCTTGTCATTTCCGGACTAAGCGCATTCGCCGCCGGAGAACGAGTGATCTCTGGTTCAGTGATCTGCTACGAGCTGACTCAGACCAAGGTCGGTCTTTTCGCCCGGTTTATCGAAGCTTGCAGAGCATTCGCTCCGTACATCATCGATATGGAACAGGTCAACAGCGCCACCAGGCGACGATATGCGTGAGCACTACAGTAAAAGTGCGGGTCCCCAGAGGGGACCCGCACAACCAACCCAAACCGCCACAGGCGGTTTTCGTATTTTTATACTTACTCAAATGTCACTGAGTTCACCAGATGCAGATACATGTCACGAATACCATCAGCATCATCGTTGTACTGCCCCACGAAGACATATGCATTCCCTCGATACGAAGCCAAATATACCTGCTGGCGATAGAGACCGTCAGTGCTATACCGGATCGCATCCACACCATCAAGATCATAGTGTTCCGTATCATCATTCTTCACTGCGTATGAAGAAAATTGCGGATACTGCTCTGCCCACGCAATGAGGCGCGTCTCACGATCACCCTCAACTTCCACGTCTGGCATCTTCACTACAAACACACTGACCGTTGGCGGCGTCTCTGCAGATTCACTCTGCTGGAATGCAATGTACTCTTGCGTATCCATGAGCAAATACACTTTTTGTAGACCGCTGGCAGTGGTGGTCGGTACCGGAGGTTCGATCAATGTATACCCCGCTTCCCCGCTTGGGTAGGTGAAGGCAAATGCGAGATCCTCATTCTGGATCGTCATCGGCACCACCGCACTGACCATCCGGTCATCGAGTGTTGGCTTAATAAGCTGCGTGTATAGCGCATATCCGACAATGCCAACGATGATAATGACAGCAACAACGTATTTCTTATTCATAGTATTTGTTGACGTATGGTCTCATAGTTTCTTACCTGCTGGCAAGGGGCGGTACGACTATACACCACAGAACCACAGCTAAGGGGTACAGATATGCCTAAAATGCGATACACTAGTTCATATGTCACAGAAGACCGTACTCGTAATCGAAGACTCACCGTACTTGGCTGAGTCTCTTGAAGATATGCTCGCGATCAAGGGCCATAAAGCACTGATCGCACCAAATGGACGCGAAGGAGCCATGATGGCCATCGAGCACCAACCAGACCTGATCCTCCTCGATATCAGACTTCCCGATATCGACGGGTACGAAGTCTATCGTCGTATACGTGAAAACGACTGGGGAAAGGACTCCAACATTATGGTTCTTACTGCTTCAGAGTCTACTGAAAATATCTCAAAGAATATTGACCTGCCAACTGACCTTATTTTATTCAAACCTGAATGGAGCGTTCCCGACTTACTAGAGCGAATTGAAGAACAGCTAAAAGCGTAGCGAGTCTACGCTTTTTTCTTGCCTTTTGGTAGTTCAAGTGGCAACACCACCTCAAATGTAGTACCGATGTTTTCGGTAGTTGTGAACGACACCTGACCCTTGAGTACCGCCACTGCTTCACGCACGATGTACAGCCCAAGACCGGTTCCATCTGGCACATTACGCACCGCATTTGAAGCTCTGAAAAGCTTCGTGAAGATACCATCTTGATCTTCCGCCGGAATACCCATACCATTGTCTGCCACCGTGATCACAAAACTCTCTCCTTTGCGCCCAAAGCCTATGTGGACTGTGCCGCTATCGCGCGTGTATTTCACCGCATTCGAGTAGAGGTTGGTTACGATCATACGGATAAGATTAGGGTCAGTTATCACCTTTGGAATCGATTCATCAAAGAACTGTTTTACAGTGAGTTTCTTCTGCTTTACTCGAGACTCTTGTTCGCTCATAACATCCTCAAAGATCTCTGCCAGATCGACTGTCGAGAATTCTGGCTGGAAAGTACCAAGCTCGAATCGCGATACGCGCAAGAAGTCATCTACCAAGAGCGCCATACGGTGCACACTCACCAACAAACGATTGATGTACTTGTGTTGCCGCTCACTAAGAGAATCTGGATTGTCCATCTGGAGCAACTCAGCGCTCCATTTCATCCCCGCGATCGGGGTACGAAGCTGGTGAGAGGCAAGCGATACGAATTCTGACTTAGCGTCTTCAGCCTTCTTTTGCTTCGTGATATCAACAAGCGTCATGAGACCAAGCCCCTTTCCAACTCCTTCACTACAGGTAAAAAGTGACAGAAGCGCCCAGGCTTCTCGCTTGTCTGGCCGCTTTACTCGCACCATTTCATCACTGACCGAGACGCCATTGTGAAACTTCTCTACCAGCAGATCCAAGTGTTCAAGCTCGTCGCACTGCAGTCGATTGAATACATTGATCCCACGGACTTTCTCCTGACTCGCTCCTAGTAATCGCACCGCAGCGATGTTGGCTGACTTTACATGACCCTCATCATCAATGATCAGATACGGCACTGGGCTGTTCTTGTAGAGTTGCAAGTAAAGTTCCTCTGAAGAAATGAGCAAGTCTGAAGTGAGATTCTTCTTAAGCTCTTCGGTATGAACGGTCGACTTTGCAATATCGAAGGTGTTCTTGGCTGCAAATACACAGCACAAGAACGACACCATGAACAACAGACCAGCCAAGTCGACGCGAGAAAAATCGTAGTACACCGTCAGCAAGACCACAATACCAAATAAAACAACGAATACTGCCATCGCCTGGAAAAAAGGTTTTTTATTTGCATCAAACCACGATTGCTCCATATAGAATATTCTCTACTATAGTATCATTCGGTTACCTCAAAAATAGCTGGCTACTAACTAAACTGTGCAGCCACCTGCGCCATCTCGCCCATTTCATCAGTACGCATTACGACGACCTTTACCGCACTATTACGAACACTAACAACACCATCCTTCCCTACCAGTAGATCATTGCGGTCCTTGCTCACATGCACTCCAAGATGAGTCAAACCTGAGAGAATGATGCTTCGTAGCTCAGAACTTCGCACTGACGCAGTGGCAGTGAGGACCAATACATCTAGACCACCAAGAGCCACTGTCTGCGCTGCTATCGCCTTTTGAAGATGGTACGCAAAGGTATTGAGCGTATGCGTTGCTGTTGCGTCATTTTGCGAGCGCAGATCGAGCAGACGACGGATGTCTGACTCACCAGACAAACCTGCTAACCCTCCACTATTATTGATATACATCTCTGCTTCGCGTGGACGCAGATTCTTCACTCGCATCAACTCAAGTAGTGCCGCATTGTCGACATCGCCTGCGCGACTCCCCATCGGTACTCCTGTTGATGGCGCAAAGCCCATTGTCGTTTCAACACTGGTACCATTTTTTACCGCAGTGACACTGGTGCCATTACCGATATGACAAACGATCATTCGTTCAGGATCGATCCCAATGAGCGGGTGGATCCGACGCACGATCGATGAGACCGAGAGTCCATGATAGCCAAACCGATGGATATCGAATTCGTTTGCATCTGCTACGGCTATGCTGTATTCGCGAGCTTGCGGTGGCATGTCACTATGAAACGCGCTGTCTGAAGCAGCGATGATCCGTACCTCTGGAAAATATTTTTGGATCGCTTTGATCTCACGTAAGAGCACCGGAATATGGAGCGGTGCTGCAGACTCGCGACGCTTGAGCTTGCTATGGTATACATCGTCGAGTATCGCATGACGCTGAAAAAAGGTCCCAGGAGCAACCACTCGAACTGCAACAGAATCAAGTCGCTTTCCGACCGATTCCCGCATGAGGTACCCATTGACCGCCTCGGCCACCCGTGCAAACGCGTCTGAGAAATCGGTTTCTTTGACTGATTCACAGACCTGCTGTGTCCCTGAGATCTGTGAACACATTTCAAACCCAGTATTGGTCTGCTCAAAACGCAGCTCAATGACTGGTGCGCCATCGCGATAGAGTGCGTACTTGCGTGAAGAACTACCGGGATTGACGACTAGCGTTGTTCCCATACCCAGTTAGTGATCTCAGCGATATCCTCACCATGTTCAAGCACATAGGCGCGATGTTCAGCTAGTTTTTCTTGGAAACCTGAGATCAGACGCTGTGCTTCTTCGTCACCGATCACGCCCTGTTCGGCAGCCTTGGCAAAAGCCTCCATTGCCAAATGGAATCGGTCGACCTTATTGCGCACCATCATGTCAAACGGTGTGGTCGTAGAGCCAGTCTCTACATACCCATGGACCGTGAAGCGTTCTGGGTGACGAGCATAGTCAAAAAGGATCTGCTTGATGGTCTGAGGGTAGCCATGGAAGTTAACGATCACTGGTTTATCTTCGGTAAAGTAATCGGTGAATTCGTGACGAAGCACACGGCACTGCGTGTTACCAATACCAAGCGCTGAGAGTGAGGTGATATTCACGAAACGCATCTTGATCGTCGGTGCATGCTTGCGAACCAAGCTCATCGCCGCAAGTGCTTCGAGGGTTGGATAGTCTCCTGCGGCACTGAAGACAACGCTTGGATCGACATCACTCGCGAAGTCCCAGATCGATACTCCTTCCTCAATGTCTTTCTTCGCTTCTTCTGGTGTACGCCAAACCGGGAGCGGACGCTTTGAACCCACAAGCACATTGATCTCATTCTTAGACGCCATCATACGACTAAACGCAACCACTGCCGTGTTAGCATCAGCTGGGAAGTACACATTGGTGAAGCAACCCTGTCGCTGCAAAACACCATCAATGAAACCTGGGTTCTGATGAGAAAATCCGTTGTGCTCTTGGCGCCACGCACCTGAGGTAAGGATGTAGTTGAATGATGGGATATCACCACGCCACGAAACACTACGTGCGATCTTGAGGAACTTCGCGTACTGGTCGGCCATACTCGCCACGATCTGGACAAAGGCCTCATACGACACGAACACACCATGTCGACCAGTGAGCACATATCCTTGGAGCAGACCTTGGAGACTATGCTCAGACAACATTTCGAGCACACGACCGTCCCACGCCAGGTCCTGATCCCAGTCTTTATGCGGCCAGACAAATGCACGACTGGTGCACTCGAAGACAGCGTTCATTTTGTTTGAGTATGTCTCATCTGGTGACATGAGGCGGACATTACGCTCTGCTGCATTCAGCTTCATGATGTCACGTAAGAACGCGCCGATCTTTTCCATACCGCTTTCGGTACCACAGATCGGATCGTCGAGGTTACAGGTACCGAGATTTGCGTAATCTTCTACCTTCGGCAACTTCAATGGCTTGTAGTGAGGAGCTCCACCATGCGCGTGTGGGTTGTCACCCATGCGTCGTCCTTCACGCGGGATCAAACTTTGAACATCATCATCAAACTTCTTGCCATTCCACAACTCTTCAAACTTATACGAACGCAACCACGCTTCAAGCTGTGCTAATTGACCAGCATCATGCTTGGCTTGATCTGCGATCACCTGGTGTGAGTAGTGATTATCTTCGATCTTCTTCTCGCCAATGTAGTCGATACTGTTCCAGCCTTTTGGTGTGCGCAGGATGATCATTGGGAATCGAGGGTTCTCGTGGAGCGTACCCTCTCGAGCACAGTGCTGTGTAAAGCGGATCGCTTCGATCGCACCATCCATCACTTCCATCATTTTGGCGTGCACATCTGCTTCGGTATACGCATCAACAAAGTGTGGCTCGTAGCCATAGCCATAAAAGAGCGCATGGAGTTCGTCGTCGTTCATGCGGCCAAAGAAGGTCGGGCCAGAGATCTTGTACCCATTGAGGTGCAAGATCGGCAAGACCGCTCCATTCTTCCCCGGATCGATAAGCTTATTGAGATGCCAGGCGGTAGCGGTCGGACCCGTTTCTGCCTCACCGTCTCCCACAAGACAGGTGACGATCAAGTCTGGATTATCGAGAATAGCACCGTAGGCGGTTGAAAGTGAGTACCCCAGCTCACCTCCTTCGAGGATCACGCCTGGCGCTTCTGGGTTGGAGTGACTTGGATAACCATATGGCCAGCTAAACATCTTGGCCATGTGCGCAATACCAGCCGTACTGTGTGGAAGTTCTTTGTAGTATTTTGAGAGCGTTCCTTCGAGGAAAAGATTAGCCTGGATCGCCGGGAAACCATGCCCCGGACCAAGCACGAACATCATGTCGACATCATGCGCGATGATCGCTCGGTTACAATGGGCGTACGTGAAATTAATACCGGGACAAGTACCCCAGTGCCCCAAAAGGCGTGGCTTAATATGCTCTGGCTGCAACGGCTCCTCCAACAAAAAATTACCCTGTAAATAAATTTGGGCTGCAGCTAAATAATTGGTCGCTCGAACGAACTTCTCAAGAACATCACTCATTGCCAATATTCTAGCAGCTTTTGCAGTAATAGTTTTCCACTTCTGTGCAAAGGTGTGTGCTTTGGTATACTGTCGACCATGTCAAAGTCAGCTGAAAAGAAATATGTCGTGAAGCGAAGCAGTGCGGGATTGGGGCTATTTGCCGCCGCGCCGTTTGAGAAGGGTGACCTCGTGATCGAATACACTGGCGAAACTATCAGCGATGACGAAGCACAGCGGCGCGGTGGCAAATACCTCTTCGAACTCAACGACAACTGGACCATCGACGGTACCGGCCGAGAAAACATCGCTCGTTACATCAACCACAGCTGCAAACCAAACTGCGAACCAGAACTCAACGAAGATGAAACTCGTGTTTTTATCTATGCTAAAAAAAAGATCACTCCCGGCGAGGAGCTGACCTATAACTACGGTACAGACTACTTCAAGCGAGTCATTAAGCCACTCGGTTGCCGTTGCAAAAAGTGTGGCACTACGAAGTAGGCTCTTCGACCTGTTCCGGCTCATTCACTTCTGATTCTTCACTGATCACCTCATCAGTAGAACTAGCAGTCATTACGGTACTACTTGCAGTAGAGCTTGATGAAGTAGCTACTGGCTGAGGAGGTGGCGGCGGCGCTGGAGCGATATCACCAATCCCCACCGCTACGCGACGGATCTGTTCTGCAGTCCGCGTATTTTGCACTGGCACAATTTGCGAACTTCCAGAAACATCGTCTTCGGTCGCAGTATTATTTTTGATGCGAGTATTTCGTTCTTCCATTGTTCGCTGAATATCGATCTGTCCTTGGTCAGTCATACCGATCATGGCAGAACCACCAACGCCAAGCACTAACACCACCGCAGCGATGATCAGCTGTTTTTGGCGTTGCCGAGCACCAGCCTTTCGCGACGCGATCGGAGTCGGCGCCTTACGCTCTGGTTCACGTATCTCTGGGGCGGGCGCAGCTACCTCTCGCTTCGGCGGCGCTTCTTCTATTCGACGGGTTGATTTTCGAACTGGTGCTTCAACCACACTTTTTCTGGTGGCACGCTTTCGCACCGCGCGTTTACGCGGTGTACGAGCACTTTCAGCACTTTCAGATGAACGTGGCATAGTCACGAAGATTGTACCATTTGGCACTATGAAGACCTAGTGGACTGTGCCCCGACTCGGTCAATATCCAGTAAATGACTGTATTTTCTAGCAATCATATAGCAAGGCCGGCGCCTTCAGCGCCGGCCTATGTCATACTATATCCATCATGTCACGAAAGATCGTCATTCTCGCGATATTCAGTATTATCCTGCTCAGCTGGTTCTTCTGGCCAAAGGCAGATCCTCTCTACCCTACCACTGGCAGTACGGTGGTGGTGTTTGGCGACAGCTTGGCAGCGGGGATTGGTGCTGGCAGCGGTAGCGACATTGCATCACTTCTGTCACAGTCACTTCCGCAAGAAGTGATCAATCTAGGCGTGCCTGGCGACACCACTGCCGATGGATTGGCGCGAATCGATGAAGTGCTCGAGGTCGACCCACGGGTTGTGATCGTCTTACTCGGCGGCAACGATGCACTGCAGCAAGTACCAGTCGAGAAAACTTTCGCCAACCTAGCACTCATTGTAGAATCGATCCAAGCGAGCGGTGCAGCCGTGGTGCTGGTTGGTGAACCAGGAGGCTTGTATGGCAATCGCTACGAGAAGGAAT
This genomic window contains:
- a CDS encoding PAS domain-containing sensor histidine kinase — protein: MEQSWFDANKKPFFQAMAVFVVLFGIVVLLTVYYDFSRVDLAGLLFMVSFLCCVFAAKNTFDIAKSTVHTEELKKNLTSDLLISSEELYLQLYKNSPVPYLIIDDEGHVKSANIAAVRLLGASQEKVRGINVFNRLQCDELEHLDLLVEKFHNGVSVSDEMVRVKRPDKREAWALLSLFTCSEGVGKGLGLMTLVDITKQKKAEDAKSEFVSLASHQLRTPIAGMKWSAELLQMDNPDSLSERQHKYINRLLVSVHRMALLVDDFLRVSRFELGTFQPEFSTVDLAEIFEDVMSEQESRVKQKKLTVKQFFDESIPKVITDPNLIRMIVTNLYSNAVKYTRDSGTVHIGFGRKGESFVITVADNGMGIPAEDQDGIFTKLFRASNAVRNVPDGTGLGLYIVREAVAVLKGQVSFTTTENIGTTFEVVLPLELPKGKKKA
- a CDS encoding arylesterase; amino-acid sequence: MSRKIVILAIFSIILLSWFFWPKADPLYPTTGSTVVVFGDSLAAGIGAGSGSDIASLLSQSLPQEVINLGVPGDTTADGLARIDEVLEVDPRVVIVLLGGNDALQQVPVEKTFANLALIVESIQASGAAVVLVGEPGGLYGNRYEKEYERIVEEYRTFYVSNILSGLIGRSEYMSDYIHPNSTGYARATERILPVVEKALEGE
- a CDS encoding SET domain-containing protein, whose amino-acid sequence is MSKSAEKKYVVKRSSAGLGLFAAAPFEKGDLVIEYTGETISDDEAQRRGGKYLFELNDNWTIDGTGRENIARYINHSCKPNCEPELNEDETRVFIYAKKKITPGEELTYNYGTDYFKRVIKPLGCRCKKCGTTK
- a CDS encoding response regulator, whose product is MKGHKDRKIILVEDDPNNHPLFAEAFSAAGFEVVIFPDADSTDFIGEVLSATPDIISMDLMIARENNDALRDGFEAVELLKSDERTKDIPIMILTTFFEERKVTRAKELGAVDFISLQGHDIKRIPDIFNRYLDNPKKYVPMHPLMRG
- a CDS encoding response regulator encodes the protein MSQKTVLVIEDSPYLAESLEDMLAIKGHKALIAPNGREGAMMAIEHQPDLILLDIRLPDIDGYEVYRRIRENDWGKDSNIMVLTASESTENISKNIDLPTDLILFKPEWSVPDLLERIEEQLKA
- a CDS encoding phosphoketolase family protein, producing MSDVLEKFVRATNYLAAAQIYLQGNFLLEEPLQPEHIKPRLLGHWGTCPGINFTYAHCNRAIIAHDVDMMFVLGPGHGFPAIQANLFLEGTLSKYYKELPHSTAGIAHMAKMFSWPYGYPSHSNPEAPGVILEGGELGYSLSTAYGAILDNPDLIVTCLVGDGEAETGPTATAWHLNKLIDPGKNGAVLPILHLNGYKISGPTFFGRMNDDELHALFYGYGYEPHFVDAYTEADVHAKMMEVMDGAIEAIRFTQHCAREGTLHENPRFPMIILRTPKGWNSIDYIGEKKIEDNHYSHQVIADQAKHDAGQLAQLEAWLRSYKFEELWNGKKFDDDVQSLIPREGRRMGDNPHAHGGAPHYKPLKLPKVEDYANLGTCNLDDPICGTESGMEKIGAFLRDIMKLNAAERNVRLMSPDETYSNKMNAVFECTSRAFVWPHKDWDQDLAWDGRVLEMLSEHSLQGLLQGYVLTGRHGVFVSYEAFVQIVASMADQYAKFLKIARSVSWRGDIPSFNYILTSGAWRQEHNGFSHQNPGFIDGVLQRQGCFTNVYFPADANTAVVAFSRMMASKNEINVLVGSKRPLPVWRTPEEAKKDIEEGVSIWDFASDVDPSVVFSAAGDYPTLEALAAMSLVRKHAPTIKMRFVNITSLSALGIGNTQCRVLRHEFTDYFTEDKPVIVNFHGYPQTIKQILFDYARHPERFTVHGYVETGSTTTPFDMMVRNKVDRFHLAMEAFAKAAEQGVIGDEEAQRLISGFQEKLAEHRAYVLEHGEDIAEITNWVWEQR